From the Quercus lobata isolate SW786 chromosome 6, ValleyOak3.0 Primary Assembly, whole genome shotgun sequence genome, one window contains:
- the LOC115950793 gene encoding uncharacterized protein LOC115950793 — protein MTKPKWLTRKERPIWRFPIRVVWARVCTVIRVSFLGKSPRLPMEVAAASVVSEAPVGAILPILSNKPLPGQVTELLASNPVVSHPDGEGESFSKVDLRTTVELRQLGHLEVVGSGSNSVMSTQEIMLLIGDDHLAFHRCLHRPWWEALNCFSPLSNLDREGDPWSKEEKEVVFTEAHPEVNEGGASQIGMMFSGVEFVDGLQNGGLELLLLPWEQSGVDTSVSGSGGQESGPLECVPLSRGDPKAVKDKVLTRVDEEGEQLKYSLQ, from the coding sequence ATGACAAAGCCCAAGTGGCTAACCCGAAAGGAAAGGCCCATTTGGAGGTTTCCTATCCGAGTGGTGTGGGCGAGAGTGTGCACAGTGATCAGAGTGAGTTTTTTGGGCAAGAGTCCAAGGTTACCGATGGAGGTAGCAGCGGCATCAGTGGTGTCTGAGGCTCCGGTGGGTGCTATATTGCCGATCCTTAGCAACAAGCCTCTTCCCGGTCAAGTTACGGAGCTTCTCGCCTCAAACCCGGTGGTTTCTCATCCCGATGGGGAAGGCGAAAGTTTTTCCAAGGTCGATCTGAGAACCACGGTGGAGCTGCGACAACTTGGGCATCTTGAAGTTGTGGGCTCAGGGTCGAACTCGGTGATGTCAACACAGGAAATCATGCTTTTGATTGGTGATGATCATCTTGCTTTTCATCGTTGTCTTCATCGTCCTTGGTGGGAAGCTTTGAATTGTTTTTCTCCCTTGTCCAACTTGGATAGGGAGGGGGATCCTTGGTCCAAGGAGGAAAAGGAGGTAGTATTTACGGAGGCCCATCCTGAGGTCAACGAGGGGGGTGCTTCCCAAATAGGTATGATGTTTTCGGGTGTTGAGTTTGTAGATGGGTTGCAAAATGGTGGGTTGGAGCTTTTGCTTCTTCCATGGGAGCAAAGTGGAGTTGACACTAGTGTTTCTGGTAGTGGGGGGCAAGAGAGTGGTCCTTTGGAGTGTGTACCGCTGTCTCGGGGGGATCCTAAGGCAGTTAAGGATAAGGTGTTGACTAGGGTTGATGAAGAGGGTGAACAGTTGAAATACAGTCTACAATGA